Proteins from one Pontibacter korlensis genomic window:
- a CDS encoding gliding motility-associated C-terminal domain-containing protein: MANYLLRKYLLLFCLSWCLILLAGLLMKAEATHLRAGDIIAKRDTTANPNPRRFFFKMVIYKDMGSIQEDPEVIISNGDGSTQLVKRFSIRSIGNETEREVFYWEHTYPAEGSYVISCNIEERNAGILNIAPPTDQVSFFISTTININVFHGFNSTPVFTVAPIDLAAVGRPYVHNPGAYDPDGDSLVFKMRVPQQVNAAGRVDNVPGYKLPHLVTSCQNSDASGTSYLRLDQNTGQLEWNAPCLKGEYNLAFVVEEWRVAPNGGAVKLGEVVRDMQIIVKETQNRPPVLQPKDTCIVAGTTLTGTVRATDPDGDLITLTAAGSGIIPPAIFTVTSSTPGASTGSLVWNTTCEDVREAPYQVVFRAEDVRPETDTRLADLQPWNIRVVGPPPQNLTATSSSGNVTLSWDKYTCQNASVIRIYRREGASGFVPDECQTGVPASTGYVLIGEVSKDKTSFTDNNGGAGLPAGADYCYIIYAEFPTPGRGASLASEEVCVVTDQDIPYLTHVTVDQTDAANGQITVRWTQPRQVEQLSLPLEYRLLRRLAREEGSTFVEVKRTRNMADTTWVDSDQNTNDQSYRYRLELYQSSPAEAQPTKLHSSTEASSVWLEVNPASGDEKALELNWHYDVPWKNEVLRHYIYRKIDGTFTLIDSVMATANQGTYTDKGTFAGLGLNRGQNYCYYVQTVGTYQLSATPSPLLNNSQEACAVLPKLLCAPELRLENIDCEAFLQTATGPPYQHVLHWSPNLSPDCTEDIAYYTVYYKATIDGAFVPLGTTTETTFTHVGLNSYAGCYVVTATDTQGRESSYSNEVCQDNCIFFMLPNIITPNSDGLNDEFKPDKKTRFIRSMKFKVFNRWGVKVYELNGSNSDELYINWEGVDSKGNRLPDGIYYYEVEVGFYTLDPAKENRTYKGWVEILR, translated from the coding sequence ATGGCAAACTACCTACTTAGAAAATATCTGCTGCTTTTCTGCCTTAGCTGGTGTCTTATTTTGTTGGCAGGTCTGCTGATGAAAGCAGAAGCAACTCACTTAAGGGCAGGCGATATTATTGCCAAGCGCGATACAACAGCCAATCCAAATCCGCGCCGCTTCTTCTTTAAGATGGTTATTTACAAGGATATGGGATCTATACAAGAGGACCCAGAGGTAATCATCTCTAACGGAGATGGTTCTACACAACTTGTGAAGCGCTTCAGCATTAGGTCTATTGGCAATGAGACTGAAAGGGAGGTATTTTACTGGGAGCACACATACCCTGCCGAAGGTTCATATGTTATTTCCTGTAACATAGAGGAGCGCAATGCAGGCATATTGAACATCGCCCCACCTACAGATCAGGTTAGTTTCTTTATCTCTACTACCATTAATATCAATGTCTTCCACGGGTTTAACAGTACACCAGTTTTTACTGTAGCACCAATCGATCTGGCTGCTGTCGGTCGCCCTTACGTGCACAACCCAGGTGCCTACGACCCCGACGGAGACAGTTTGGTGTTCAAGATGCGTGTGCCTCAGCAGGTGAATGCTGCAGGTCGAGTAGACAACGTTCCAGGTTATAAGCTACCCCACCTAGTTACATCCTGCCAAAACTCCGATGCCTCTGGCACTTCTTACCTGCGCCTTGACCAGAACACGGGACAGCTAGAGTGGAATGCTCCCTGTTTAAAAGGGGAGTATAATCTTGCTTTTGTAGTAGAAGAGTGGCGTGTAGCACCCAACGGAGGCGCCGTGAAGCTGGGTGAAGTAGTGCGCGACATGCAGATAATTGTGAAAGAGACTCAAAACAGACCTCCTGTGCTTCAGCCCAAAGATACCTGCATAGTAGCCGGAACTACCCTTACAGGAACAGTTAGGGCTACCGACCCGGATGGCGACCTGATTACACTTACGGCAGCTGGAAGTGGCATTATCCCACCTGCCATATTTACGGTAACCAGCAGTACTCCAGGAGCATCAACGGGTAGCTTAGTGTGGAACACGACTTGCGAGGATGTGCGTGAGGCGCCTTACCAGGTTGTATTCCGGGCAGAGGATGTGCGCCCTGAGACTGACACGCGCTTAGCTGATCTGCAGCCATGGAATATCCGGGTAGTAGGGCCACCTCCTCAAAATCTTACAGCAACTTCCTCTAGCGGCAACGTTACGCTTAGCTGGGATAAATATACGTGCCAGAATGCCTCCGTGATCAGGATTTACCGCCGTGAAGGGGCTTCCGGCTTTGTGCCCGACGAGTGCCAGACAGGTGTACCTGCCAGCACGGGCTATGTGCTAATTGGAGAAGTTAGCAAAGACAAAACCTCCTTCACAGACAACAACGGAGGAGCTGGTTTACCTGCAGGAGCCGATTACTGTTACATTATCTATGCAGAATTTCCTACACCAGGGCGTGGAGCTAGTCTTGCCTCTGAGGAAGTATGTGTCGTAACAGATCAGGATATCCCTTACCTGACACACGTTACTGTAGACCAAACAGATGCTGCCAATGGCCAGATAACTGTTCGTTGGACCCAGCCACGTCAGGTGGAGCAGCTAAGCCTGCCCTTGGAGTACCGGCTGCTACGTAGACTAGCCCGTGAAGAAGGTAGTACTTTTGTGGAGGTTAAGCGCACCCGCAACATGGCCGACACTACCTGGGTGGACAGTGATCAGAATACTAATGATCAAAGTTACCGCTATCGATTAGAGCTCTACCAATCTTCTCCAGCTGAGGCACAGCCTACTAAACTGCACAGCAGCACTGAGGCTTCTAGCGTTTGGCTGGAGGTGAATCCTGCTAGCGGAGATGAAAAAGCTCTAGAGCTGAACTGGCATTATGATGTACCTTGGAAAAACGAAGTACTCCGCCATTACATCTATCGCAAAATTGACGGCACATTTACCCTTATTGACAGTGTGATGGCTACAGCAAACCAAGGCACTTACACAGATAAGGGCACCTTTGCAGGACTTGGGCTGAACAGAGGACAGAATTACTGCTATTATGTACAAACCGTTGGTACCTACCAACTTTCTGCCACTCCTAGCCCGCTGCTCAACAATAGCCAGGAGGCGTGTGCAGTACTACCCAAACTACTATGTGCACCTGAGCTTCGCCTGGAGAATATAGACTGCGAAGCTTTCCTGCAAACTGCCACGGGGCCGCCTTACCAACATGTACTCCACTGGTCACCTAATCTCAGCCCAGACTGCACAGAAGATATTGCATACTACACTGTATACTACAAAGCCACTATAGATGGAGCTTTTGTTCCACTTGGCACAACTACAGAAACCACTTTTACGCATGTAGGCCTTAACTCCTATGCAGGCTGCTATGTAGTAACGGCCACCGACACACAGGGGCGAGAAAGTAGTTATAGCAACGAAGTATGCCAGGACAACTGTATCTTCTTCATGCTGCCCAACATCATCACCCCTAACAGTGACGGACTTAACGATGAGTTCAAACCAGATAAAAAGACCCGCTTCATCCGGTCTATGAAGTTCAAGGTGTTTAACAGGTGGGGCGTTAAAGTGTATGAGCTCAACGGAAGCAACAGTGATGAGCTGTATATTAATTGGGAAGGAGTAGATAGCAAAGGCAACCGACTGCCTGACGGCATTTACTACTATGAAGTAGAAGTCGGCTTTTATACTTTAGACCCGGCCAAAGAGAACCGAACATATAAAGGCTGGGTTGAGATACTTCGCTAA